A window of the Falco rusticolus isolate bFalRus1 chromosome 1, bFalRus1.pri, whole genome shotgun sequence genome harbors these coding sequences:
- the LHX1 gene encoding LIM/homeobox protein Lhx1: MVHCAGCKRPILDRFLLNVLDRAWHVKCVQCCECKCNLTEKCFSREGKLYCKNDFFRCFGTKCAGCAQGISPSDLVRRARSKVFHLNCFTCMMCNKQLSTGEELYIIDENKFVCKEDYLNNSNTAKENSLHSATTGSDPSLSPDSQDPSQDDAKDSESANVSDKETGSNENDDQNLGAKRRGPRTTIKAKQLETLKAAFAATPKPTRHIREQLAQETGLNMRVIQVWFQNRRSKERRMKQLSALGARRHAFFRSPRRMRPLVDRLEPGELIPNGPFSFYGDYQSEYYGPGSNYDFFPQGPPSSQAQTPVDLPFVPSSGPSGTPLGAMDHPLPGHHPSSEAQRFTDIMSHPPGDSPSPEPNLPGSLHSMSAEVFGPSPPFSSISVNGGANYGNHLSHPPEMNEAAVW; this comes from the exons ATGGTTCACTGTGCAGGCTGCAAAAGGCCAATCTTGGACCGGTTTTTGTTGAATGTACTGGACAGGGCTTGGCATGTGAAGTGTGTTCAGTGCTGTGAATGTAAATGCAATTTGACAGAGAAATGCTTTTCGCGAGAAGGCAAGCTTTACTGCAAAAACGACTTCTTTCG GTGTTTCGGGACCAAGTGCGCGGGCTGTGCCCAAGGCATCTCCCCCAGCGACCTGGTCCGCAGGGCGCGGAGCAAAGTGTTCCACTTGAACTGTTTTACGTGTATGATGTGTAACAAGCAACTCTCAACCGGCGAGGAGCTCTACATCATAGACGAAAACAAGTTTGTCTGCAAAGAAGATTACCTAAATAACAGCAATACTGCCAAAGAAAACAGCCTGCATTCAG CCACCACCGGCAGTGACCCCAGCCTGTCCCCGGACTCCCAAGACCCCTCCCAAGACGACGCCAAGGACTCGGAAAGCGCCAACGTCTCCGACAAGGAGACAGGCAGCAACGAGAACGACGACCAGAACCTGGGGGCCAAGCGGCGGGGCCCCCGCACCACCATCAAGGCCAAGCAGCTAGAGACTCTGAAGGCCGCCTTCGCGGCCACCCCCAAGCCCACCCGGCACATCAGGGAGCAGCTGGCGCAGGAGACCGGCCTCAACATGCGGGTCATCCAG GTCTGGTTCCAGAACCGGCGCTCCAAGGAGCGGCGCATGAAGCAGCTGAGCGCGCTGGGCGCCCGGCGGCACGCCTTCTTCCGCAGCCCGCGCAGGATGCGGCCGCTGGTGGACCGGCTGGAGCCCGGGGAGCTCATCCCCAACGGACCCTTCTCCTTCTACGGAG ATTACCAGAGCGAGTATTATGGCCCTGGAAGCAATTATGATTTCTTCCCGCAAGGACCTCCTTCATCTCAAGCTCAGACACCCGTGGATCTCCCTTTCGTGCCCTCCTCGGGGCCGTCAGGCACTCCCCTGGGGGCCATGGACCACCCTCTGCCCGGACATCACCCCTCCAGTGAGGCCCAGCGCTTCACTGACATCATGTCGCACCCCCCAGGAGACTCGCCCAGCCCCGAACCCAACCTGCCAGGGTCCTTGCACTCCATGTCCGCCGAAGTTTTTGGCCCCAGCCCTCCATTTTCTTCGATATCCGTCAACGGTGGTGCTAACTATGGCAATCACTTGTCACATCCACCAGAAATGAatgaagcagctgtgtggtag